Proteins co-encoded in one Waddlia chondrophila WSU 86-1044 genomic window:
- a CDS encoding AMP-binding protein, with product MKKLFLFAIALIFRLFLRLRYRIRVKGLETLTPEALNRKGGVLFLPNHPAALADPAIVALSVFPKFPIRPLIVEYMYFTPGVHAAMKYLNAIPVPNFESSNNSLKRKRHDMVLNEVIKGLKEGQHFLLYPAGRLKHTQIEKIGGSSATQKIISETPEANVVLVRIKGLWGSSLSRAQTGEVPDLLSTLKRHIWTVLKNLIFFVPKREVLVELEPAPKNFPYEASRLEMNRWLENYYNRPDGLTEQKGEYPGESLVLTSYSFWKKELPAICDPVAETDHHIVHIEGIDYKIQDKVLQKLEDLTEIKKEKISPSMSLSSDLGLDSLDTSELAMFINDSFDTGPIPVTELTHVNKVMAIAAKQVKIKEKEEEAQADMNKWAFKGERKTAATFEGKTMIEVFLNASSKLKNQPIYADARSGILDYSRMRLAVCLLAEQIRHMPGKYIGILLPASVGSFLCTFAIQLAGKIPIMINWTIGPRHIRSIQELTDVQSVLTSWAFLERLDEVDLTGIDDKLVMLETMRRELSIGDKLRAFTRSKRSNQAIMKIFGVDKLTKDDIAVILFTSGSESMPKGVPLSHDNILSNQRSALTVVEMYTDDVIFSFLPPFHTFGFGVTGTIGLLAGIRTAFYPDPTDGKGLAKNFETWNCTVSVGAPSFIKALFKAATPKQLEKMRLCITGAEKTPQELIDLVAQFGKEKCLVEGYGITECSPIIAGNLYGRPLQGVGKPIPICDVIVVHPETYEKLPQGQEGLFLVRGPNVFKGYINKDIPSPFIEIDGKQWYNTGDIGYLDDDGFMHISGRKKRFIKVGGEMVSLLAIETALVSSAEKKKWLIKDEGPALAIIAKENPGARPEVILISTFDTDVDEANQTLRVCGFSNLIRISEVVKVKEIPIMGTGKTNYRVLEEKYLPPQLRG from the coding sequence ATGAAAAAACTCTTTTTGTTTGCAATTGCATTAATTTTCCGTTTGTTTTTGCGCCTAAGATATCGAATCCGGGTCAAAGGGCTCGAAACATTGACACCTGAGGCGCTTAATCGAAAAGGCGGGGTTCTTTTTCTCCCCAACCATCCTGCCGCTTTAGCCGATCCGGCCATCGTTGCCCTATCCGTATTCCCTAAATTTCCTATCCGCCCCCTTATTGTTGAGTATATGTACTTCACTCCAGGCGTCCATGCAGCAATGAAATATCTGAACGCGATTCCGGTACCGAATTTTGAAAGCTCTAACAACAGCTTAAAAAGAAAACGTCACGATATGGTGTTAAATGAAGTGATCAAAGGGTTGAAAGAGGGGCAGCATTTTCTTCTTTATCCGGCAGGCCGTCTGAAGCATACACAAATCGAAAAGATCGGCGGCTCCTCAGCGACACAAAAGATCATCTCTGAAACCCCTGAAGCCAATGTTGTCCTGGTTAGGATTAAAGGATTGTGGGGCAGCAGTTTATCCAGAGCGCAAACAGGAGAAGTGCCGGACCTCCTTTCTACGTTGAAACGCCACATATGGACTGTACTGAAGAATCTGATCTTTTTTGTCCCCAAAAGGGAGGTGTTGGTTGAATTAGAGCCGGCGCCCAAAAATTTTCCTTATGAAGCTAGCCGCCTTGAGATGAACCGTTGGCTGGAAAATTATTACAACCGCCCTGACGGACTCACAGAACAAAAAGGAGAATATCCGGGAGAGTCTCTGGTTCTAACCTCCTACAGCTTTTGGAAAAAAGAGCTTCCAGCCATCTGCGATCCAGTAGCAGAGACTGACCATCACATCGTCCACATAGAGGGCATCGACTACAAAATTCAAGACAAAGTGCTGCAAAAACTTGAAGATCTTACTGAAATCAAAAAAGAGAAAATCTCTCCTAGCATGTCGCTTTCATCAGACCTTGGCCTTGATTCTTTAGACACTTCCGAATTGGCGATGTTTATCAATGACAGCTTCGACACAGGCCCGATTCCTGTCACAGAGTTGACCCATGTCAATAAAGTGATGGCAATTGCCGCTAAACAAGTTAAAATAAAAGAGAAAGAGGAAGAGGCGCAAGCCGACATGAACAAGTGGGCGTTCAAGGGAGAACGCAAGACTGCAGCCACTTTTGAAGGGAAAACGATGATCGAAGTGTTCCTCAACGCTTCATCCAAACTTAAAAATCAACCGATTTATGCCGATGCTAGATCCGGTATCCTCGACTATTCGCGCATGAGGCTAGCTGTCTGTCTGCTGGCAGAACAGATCAGACACATGCCGGGGAAATACATTGGCATCCTCCTTCCGGCAAGTGTCGGATCTTTTCTCTGCACATTTGCCATCCAGCTGGCAGGAAAGATCCCCATCATGATCAACTGGACGATCGGGCCCAGGCATATACGCTCGATTCAAGAATTGACCGATGTACAGTCAGTGTTAACCTCCTGGGCTTTTTTGGAACGCCTGGATGAAGTCGATCTTACAGGAATTGACGACAAATTAGTGATGCTGGAAACGATGAGGCGTGAGCTTTCGATCGGAGACAAGCTGCGAGCTTTTACGCGCTCAAAAAGAAGCAACCAGGCGATCATGAAGATCTTTGGCGTGGACAAGCTGACAAAAGACGACATTGCGGTTATCTTATTTACAAGCGGTTCGGAAAGCATGCCGAAGGGCGTTCCTTTAAGCCATGACAATATCCTTTCCAATCAGAGAAGCGCGCTCACTGTTGTGGAGATGTACACAGACGATGTTATTTTTTCCTTTCTTCCTCCGTTCCACACATTCGGCTTCGGAGTCACAGGCACAATAGGCCTGCTTGCCGGAATACGCACAGCCTTTTATCCTGATCCTACAGATGGAAAAGGGCTGGCAAAAAATTTCGAAACATGGAACTGCACAGTAAGTGTAGGCGCGCCATCATTTATTAAAGCGCTTTTCAAGGCGGCAACACCGAAGCAGTTAGAAAAGATGCGTTTGTGCATCACAGGAGCGGAAAAAACACCTCAAGAACTGATCGATTTGGTTGCGCAGTTTGGCAAAGAAAAGTGTCTGGTGGAAGGATATGGCATTACAGAATGTTCTCCCATCATTGCCGGGAACTTGTACGGCAGACCTCTGCAAGGGGTAGGTAAACCAATTCCGATCTGCGATGTCATTGTCGTGCATCCTGAAACATATGAAAAGCTCCCTCAAGGACAAGAGGGATTGTTTCTGGTGCGCGGGCCAAATGTCTTCAAAGGCTACATTAATAAAGACATTCCTTCGCCATTTATCGAAATCGATGGCAAACAGTGGTATAACACCGGAGATATCGGCTATCTTGACGATGATGGGTTTATGCACATTTCAGGAAGAAAAAAGCGCTTCATCAAAGTGGGAGGGGAAATGGTCAGCCTTCTTGCCATTGAAACAGCGTTGGTGAGTTCGGCTGAAAAGAAAAAGTGGCTTATCAAAGATGAAGGACCGGCACTTGCGATCATTGCCAAGGAAAATCCCGGAGCACGGCCTGAAGTGATTCTTATTTCTACATTCGACACTGATGTTGACGAGGCGAATCAAACACTGCGCGTCTGCGGTTTCAGCAATCTTATTCGCATTTCGGAAGTTGTGAAAGTCAAAGAGATCCCGATCATGGGAACAGGAAAAACGAATTACCGCGTATTGGAAGAAAAATATCTACCTCCTCAGCTAAGAGGGTAG
- a CDS encoding ankyrin repeat domain-containing protein — MIAILNQNPQIEIAVIAAFKNRDPASLHALMAGGIGQKAICKICKKNHLSNTVFSKEVKKWEKSSAAEKIHAFATELFQTKDPEIFTSLLSYYLIAGGSLPSLPLPLSSSVKDLIVYFQALCRLQDKSHLDLFIEENKNNGELIDEIIKQDNVDLLQLIVPQERINIPMFRGNAPLHLACLHSAKTCISYLLESKADLNLPGRQQMTPLHCSVLACDLETAKELARRGADPTKRDINNEPPYALPLRLGNIRIASKVLIQWPLVIQEFRKSGNSFNLLKKQIKQDPIACLDSSFPLLELPFLFQDFEWMQMIAAQMTRSKYEEECQLLRGAYPGASFTLLEDAKLSLDQGHLIELGALAHQTLPDRKILDQTDLKDLLLLFDQINLTEPDKPGYRNPANIKDSNGESYSSENLRKKLTALITDISQRSPKAGAPPSCQAQAFEEWYQQLEDIVKAILLAVKKEPFEDAVPTLLELALAGGNCGGWIMGDALAIYRQKFSLVHDFRTQVLTVLNVFYQGLLDSFVSLNNGQNRHERTKIQCEIELSFGISEEERKNRSHFKDPFSSYKKNLPALIESFKNIYTPTKIIEEIDEALNGGKTSIDRELFIDWAKQHIPDDWKPNKPERTYAYLEEKVYDMETGKIKRSYLIFMLSELGILNFL; from the coding sequence ATGATCGCAATTTTAAATCAAAATCCTCAAATAGAAATTGCAGTCATTGCTGCATTCAAAAATCGAGATCCCGCCTCTCTTCATGCGTTGATGGCTGGCGGCATCGGTCAAAAAGCCATCTGTAAAATCTGCAAAAAAAACCACCTTTCAAATACTGTTTTTTCAAAAGAAGTGAAAAAATGGGAGAAGAGCTCTGCTGCCGAAAAAATCCATGCCTTTGCAACAGAGCTTTTTCAAACAAAAGACCCGGAAATATTTACCAGCCTTCTCTCTTACTATTTAATTGCCGGAGGAAGCCTCCCTTCCCTTCCCCTCCCCCTTTCCTCGTCAGTCAAGGACTTGATTGTCTATTTTCAAGCTTTATGCCGCCTCCAGGATAAAAGCCATCTGGATCTCTTTATCGAAGAAAACAAAAACAATGGAGAGCTCATTGACGAGATCATCAAACAGGACAATGTTGATCTTCTTCAGCTAATTGTTCCTCAAGAGCGCATCAACATCCCAATGTTTAGAGGAAACGCTCCCCTGCACCTAGCCTGTCTGCACAGCGCAAAAACATGCATTTCATATTTATTAGAGTCAAAGGCCGATCTAAACCTTCCCGGCCGCCAGCAGATGACTCCGCTCCATTGCTCCGTACTCGCTTGCGACCTCGAAACAGCTAAAGAGCTAGCACGCAGAGGCGCGGATCCCACAAAACGGGACATCAACAATGAACCTCCTTATGCTCTCCCTTTGCGGTTGGGCAACATCCGCATAGCCTCTAAAGTCCTTATTCAATGGCCTCTAGTCATCCAGGAATTTAGAAAATCGGGAAACAGCTTTAATCTGCTGAAAAAACAGATCAAACAAGATCCCATTGCATGCCTCGATAGCAGCTTCCCTCTATTAGAGCTGCCCTTTTTGTTTCAGGACTTCGAATGGATGCAAATGATTGCCGCTCAAATGACACGGAGCAAATATGAAGAGGAGTGCCAACTATTGCGCGGCGCCTATCCAGGAGCTTCTTTTACTTTGCTCGAAGATGCCAAACTTTCCCTTGACCAGGGACATCTCATCGAACTTGGAGCCTTGGCGCATCAAACATTGCCCGATAGGAAAATTCTCGATCAAACAGACCTAAAAGATTTACTTCTTCTATTCGACCAAATCAACCTTACCGAACCTGATAAACCCGGCTATCGCAACCCGGCCAACATCAAGGATTCCAACGGAGAATCCTACTCTTCCGAAAATCTTCGAAAGAAATTAACTGCGTTGATCACAGACATTTCCCAAAGATCCCCCAAAGCTGGAGCTCCCCCCTCCTGCCAAGCACAAGCGTTCGAAGAGTGGTATCAACAGCTTGAAGACATTGTGAAAGCTATTCTGCTTGCGGTTAAAAAGGAGCCGTTCGAAGATGCTGTGCCAACCCTTTTGGAGCTTGCACTAGCCGGAGGCAACTGCGGCGGCTGGATCATGGGCGATGCGCTTGCAATCTACCGGCAAAAATTCAGTCTCGTTCACGATTTTAGAACGCAGGTTCTCACTGTTCTCAACGTTTTCTACCAAGGTCTGCTCGACAGCTTTGTTTCCCTCAATAACGGCCAAAACCGCCATGAACGAACAAAAATCCAATGCGAGATCGAACTTAGCTTCGGCATCTCTGAAGAAGAGCGGAAAAACCGCTCCCATTTCAAAGACCCCTTCTCCAGCTACAAAAAAAATCTGCCGGCACTCATCGAATCCTTTAAAAATATCTACACACCGACTAAGATTATCGAAGAGATCGATGAAGCTCTGAATGGGGGAAAAACATCCATAGACCGTGAACTTTTCATTGATTGGGCCAAACAGCATATTCCCGATGATTGGAAACCGAATAAGCCTGAACGCACATACGCCTACTTAGAGGAAAAAGTGTACGACATGGAAACAGGGAAAATCAAACGATCCTACCTCATCTTCATGCTCTCGGAACTTGGAATATTAAATTTTTTATAA